A region from the Salicibibacter cibarius genome encodes:
- a CDS encoding DUF488 domain-containing protein produces the protein MPIAIKRIYQAAEKSDGYRILIDRVWPRGLSKGQALIDEWVKEAGPSKELRQWFGHDPEKFQAFKEDYKEELQENEKQHEALERLKSLANIHEKDMTLIFAAKEETYNHARVLKEILDRQ, from the coding sequence ATGCCAATTGCGATAAAACGCATCTACCAAGCGGCGGAAAAATCAGACGGATACCGCATCCTCATTGATCGCGTCTGGCCGCGCGGTCTATCGAAGGGACAAGCCCTCATCGATGAATGGGTAAAGGAAGCAGGACCATCAAAAGAATTACGGCAATGGTTCGGGCACGACCCGGAAAAATTCCAGGCGTTTAAAGAAGACTACAAAGAGGAACTGCAGGAAAATGAGAAACAGCACGAAGCGTTGGAGCGGTTAAAATCCCTTGCCAACATCCACGAGAAAGACATGACTCTTATCTTCGCGGCAAAAGAAGAAACATATAATCATGCCCGGGTGCTAAAAGAAATATTGGACAGGCAGTAG
- a CDS encoding R2-like ligand-binding oxidase, with the protein MTQKPFQTTSAAGLREDSLPLKLFQKAKRFGVWNPSDLDFTQDKKDWETFSEQQKEGILRLISQFQAGEEAVTRDLLPLIMTISNEGRLEEEMFLTTFLFEEAKHTEFFRIVLNELGVKRDLTEYHSDTYHKIFNEILPTAMERLVHDQSPEAVAEAATVYNMFVEGVLAETGYYGFYQSLQNIDAMPALLEGVGNLKRDESRHIAYGTFLLQRIISEHPHIYDLVMKKMEELTPLAIRINQEGSEGNTDEAKQNTMNFTQKQLSTRMQILGRSRDKRLEEIYKQGADEVGMEEADAVH; encoded by the coding sequence ATGACTCAGAAACCGTTTCAAACGACGAGTGCCGCCGGTCTTCGGGAGGATTCGCTACCATTAAAGCTTTTCCAAAAGGCAAAACGTTTTGGGGTTTGGAATCCGTCTGATTTGGATTTTACACAGGATAAGAAAGATTGGGAAACATTTAGCGAGCAGCAAAAGGAAGGGATACTACGGTTAATTTCCCAATTTCAAGCAGGGGAAGAAGCGGTAACGAGGGATTTGCTTCCATTAATCATGACCATTTCCAATGAAGGGCGCCTTGAAGAAGAAATGTTTTTAACGACGTTTTTATTTGAAGAGGCCAAGCACACTGAATTTTTCAGAATAGTACTAAATGAGCTTGGGGTAAAGCGAGATTTGACAGAGTACCATTCGGATACCTACCATAAAATTTTCAATGAAATCCTGCCTACGGCAATGGAACGCCTCGTCCACGATCAATCGCCGGAGGCGGTAGCGGAAGCGGCAACGGTTTATAACATGTTTGTGGAAGGTGTGTTGGCAGAAACCGGCTATTATGGTTTTTATCAATCGTTGCAGAACATTGATGCGATGCCTGCATTATTGGAAGGGGTCGGCAATTTAAAAAGAGATGAATCCCGTCATATTGCTTACGGAACATTTTTGTTGCAACGTATCATTAGCGAACATCCACACATTTATGACTTGGTCATGAAGAAAATGGAGGAATTAACACCACTCGCGATTCGGATCAATCAGGAAGGTTCGGAAGGGAACACCGATGAAGCAAAACAAAATACGATGAACTTCACGCAAAAGCAATTGTCCACACGCATGCAAATTTTGGGCAGATCTCGTGACAAAAGACTTGAAGAGATCTATAAACAGGGAGCAGATGAAGTAGGGATGGAAGAAGCGGATGCCGTTCACTAA
- a CDS encoding short chain dehydrogenase, translating into MKILLVGASGTIGSNVHDSLSKNHEITRAGRNGADVQVDIMDEASIRNMYEQTGSVDAVINASGSAGFAPLPELTPEKNETAINSKLKGQINLVLLGLPYMNDGGSFTLTSGIMMDDPIPQGSSAAMANGAIRSFVKSAAIEMPRGIRINSVSPNLLQESAERIGHLFAGFEPVPGGKVARAYQKSVEGMQTGESYEVY; encoded by the coding sequence ATGAAAATACTATTAGTTGGTGCAAGTGGAACGATCGGAAGCAACGTGCATGATTCGCTCAGCAAAAATCACGAAATAACACGCGCAGGCAGGAACGGCGCGGATGTTCAGGTAGATATTATGGATGAAGCCAGTATTCGCAACATGTATGAACAAACAGGCAGCGTGGATGCCGTCATTAACGCATCCGGAAGTGCCGGCTTTGCACCACTTCCGGAACTGACGCCCGAGAAAAACGAAACAGCCATCAACAGTAAACTAAAGGGCCAAATCAATCTTGTTTTGCTTGGTCTTCCGTATATGAACGACGGCGGCAGTTTTACTTTAACATCCGGCATTATGATGGATGACCCTATCCCCCAAGGTTCTTCTGCGGCCATGGCCAATGGCGCTATTCGTTCATTTGTAAAGTCCGCAGCGATTGAGATGCCCCGGGGCATTCGCATTAACAGTGTAAGCCCGAATTTATTGCAAGAATCCGCTGAAAGAATCGGCCATCTATTTGCTGGCTTTGAGCCCGTGCCTGGCGGCAAGGTGGCACGCGCGTATCAAAAAAGCGTCGAGGGCATGCAAACGGGAGAAAGTTACGAGGTATATTAA